A portion of the Streptomyces platensis genome contains these proteins:
- a CDS encoding pore-forming ESAT-6 family protein — translation MAAGMDRRSYDSGASAEAQGNIQAVIARLEQVIAARDAQVKAAMSDFAADGVAEEYHGKEMRWNSASQEVRSIIQLLKTTLEKNDGTAHQTLARAKAAVDNIG, via the coding sequence GTGGCTGCTGGCATGGACCGTCGTTCGTACGACTCGGGTGCGTCGGCGGAGGCGCAGGGGAACATCCAGGCGGTGATCGCGCGCCTGGAGCAGGTGATCGCGGCGCGTGATGCGCAGGTGAAGGCGGCGATGTCGGATTTCGCCGCGGATGGTGTCGCGGAGGAGTACCACGGCAAGGAAATGCGCTGGAACAGTGCCTCGCAGGAGGTCAGGAGCATCATCCAGCTGCTGAAGACGACGCTGGAGAAGAACGACGGGACCGCGCACCAGACGCTCGCACGCGCGAAGGCCGCGGTCGACAACATCGGCTGA
- a CDS encoding immunity 49 family protein, translated as MVSSIPRHPFPTGNAEDGLAVLQENAQKLVDGLEAGTTNLGDALGTTLTLAEAHCLMDPRAAIFPTWDAWVNAMQVGSALFAAATTTEEQVQCRIAHKDRTLQATGPEWYVHPGSWLSAFYLAVVCREKDRITSLCRVPLSVLRENGSRFGEYDYAWIDTLQTYWLGGQDLVPKLVTAVDATAPEAVDDPETVGKLLYPPMEMFHRFVRKDRDGFNRALANALQWHKEYWSEEERAFQISGLVALAPLAMACIAHDAGIPIEVESEYLPAVLIKRNWCGEFPT; from the coding sequence TTGGTCTCGAGCATCCCCCGCCACCCCTTTCCCACAGGGAACGCGGAAGACGGCCTCGCTGTGCTCCAGGAGAACGCGCAGAAACTGGTCGACGGTCTGGAAGCGGGCACCACCAATCTGGGTGATGCCCTGGGCACCACGCTCACCCTGGCCGAGGCACACTGCCTGATGGACCCGCGGGCCGCGATCTTCCCCACGTGGGATGCCTGGGTGAATGCGATGCAGGTCGGCTCCGCCCTGTTCGCCGCTGCAACCACAACCGAAGAGCAGGTGCAGTGCCGCATCGCGCACAAGGACCGCACGCTCCAGGCCACCGGTCCGGAGTGGTACGTGCACCCGGGATCCTGGCTCAGTGCCTTCTACCTGGCGGTGGTGTGCAGGGAGAAGGACAGGATTACGTCCCTGTGCCGGGTGCCGCTGTCCGTGCTGCGAGAGAACGGCTCGCGTTTCGGCGAGTACGACTACGCTTGGATCGACACTCTCCAGACCTATTGGCTCGGAGGTCAGGACCTCGTCCCGAAGCTAGTGACTGCGGTCGACGCCACCGCCCCGGAAGCCGTCGACGACCCTGAGACGGTGGGCAAGCTGCTGTACCCCCCGATGGAGATGTTCCACCGCTTCGTCCGCAAGGACCGAGACGGATTCAACCGGGCGCTGGCCAACGCCCTCCAGTGGCACAAGGAGTACTGGAGCGAGGAGGAGCGAGCCTTCCAGATCTCGGGCCTCGTCGCCCTCGCCCCTCTCGCCATGGCCTGCATCGCCCACGACGCGGGCATCCCCATCGAGGTCGAGTCCGAATATCTGCCCGCCGTCCTCATCAAGCGCAACTGGTGCGGCGAGTTCCCCACGTGA
- a CDS encoding DUF6507 family protein: MASWDIQPQGVQGQLKVVGTHAEDLGKVLSTLLSDIQEAAQAAGTAVPGTQARTPLSPGPWAPTNKPLGPAATSLFTQTATGPVAAALAEYVTKRKPRMTAMADRCQAAVLGAAKATNEYVQGDLEAAKNAQNAAHGVRLDALKDFGGKK; this comes from the coding sequence ATGGCGTCATGGGACATCCAGCCGCAGGGAGTGCAGGGCCAGTTGAAGGTCGTCGGCACGCATGCCGAAGACCTGGGGAAGGTCCTCAGCACACTGCTCTCTGACATCCAGGAGGCGGCTCAGGCAGCGGGTACGGCCGTGCCGGGCACGCAGGCCCGAACACCGCTGTCGCCCGGACCGTGGGCGCCGACGAACAAGCCGTTGGGACCGGCGGCCACCTCCCTGTTCACTCAGACGGCGACGGGGCCGGTCGCCGCGGCGCTGGCCGAGTACGTGACGAAACGCAAGCCGCGCATGACGGCGATGGCCGATCGCTGCCAGGCCGCCGTTCTGGGGGCTGCCAAAGCCACCAATGAATACGTCCAGGGCGATCTGGAGGCGGCCAAGAACGCCCAGAACGCCGCCCACGGGGTGCGGCTGGACGCTCTCAAGGACTTCGGGGGGAAGAAGTGA
- a CDS encoding DUF6177 family protein, translating to MTKDVIALTQRMPDPSAMLAGLLSGGPDKLVDTAGEGAVVRLCDAEGRPLVSVEAPLLVQVAGEAERLLGATPPPLPYWWTEARATTGVEEAERLAGTFAARLAALADGSAWPPEAAQSLAVVETDGMSVAPTPAAAQPAVDVLTDKVAVVIQDRPVIAMTAWLQDAVQTAAGDGLGLQIVTPAGTTLSPAVRASLSNWPSRWVVRDERDGYYDGQSGAVLRWQDGMFQPVAAADATADDPRTPVAASYQEVTDTGEQQLAVTFRTVHPADERLVLGGALESIWRELTGEPPAGWGTAEPANLPWSPRQMTDLAYERAPEPTWFVVVGSPDRPGLATVRVSRTKAGVEEYVTLMFGYGPDEEPPVDSLPRAAEVLATRHRLLSMLVQIRKARRDLAVPPRFEGPGVPLAFVLGAEEVRQMPGDRARKTPLAQPPVPLGPKTRPAMYYPLPGDPLDLSGWQDFERLMRHLKGE from the coding sequence ATGACCAAGGACGTCATCGCCCTCACCCAGCGCATGCCCGACCCGTCGGCGATGCTCGCGGGACTGCTCTCCGGAGGCCCCGACAAGCTGGTGGACACGGCGGGCGAAGGCGCGGTCGTACGGCTCTGCGACGCCGAGGGGCGCCCCCTCGTCTCCGTGGAAGCACCGCTGCTCGTGCAGGTCGCGGGCGAGGCCGAGCGGCTGCTCGGAGCCACCCCGCCGCCGCTTCCGTACTGGTGGACAGAGGCCCGCGCCACCACCGGTGTGGAAGAAGCCGAGCGGCTCGCGGGCACCTTCGCGGCCCGGCTGGCCGCTTTGGCCGACGGCTCGGCCTGGCCGCCTGAAGCCGCGCAGTCCCTGGCCGTGGTGGAAACCGACGGTATGAGCGTTGCGCCCACACCCGCCGCCGCACAGCCCGCGGTCGACGTCCTCACCGACAAGGTCGCCGTCGTCATCCAGGACCGCCCGGTTATCGCCATGACCGCCTGGCTCCAGGACGCTGTCCAGACCGCCGCCGGTGACGGACTGGGCCTCCAGATCGTCACCCCAGCAGGAACCACGCTCTCCCCGGCCGTACGCGCCAGCCTGAGCAACTGGCCGTCCCGCTGGGTCGTGCGCGACGAGCGGGACGGCTACTACGACGGACAGTCCGGAGCCGTCCTGCGCTGGCAGGACGGCATGTTCCAACCGGTGGCGGCAGCCGACGCGACCGCCGATGACCCCCGCACCCCGGTAGCTGCCTCGTACCAGGAGGTCACGGACACCGGTGAGCAGCAGCTGGCCGTCACCTTCCGCACGGTCCACCCCGCGGACGAACGTCTGGTCCTCGGCGGTGCGCTGGAGTCGATATGGCGCGAACTCACCGGTGAGCCCCCGGCGGGGTGGGGAACCGCGGAGCCCGCCAACCTCCCCTGGTCGCCGCGCCAGATGACCGACCTCGCCTACGAGCGGGCGCCCGAGCCGACCTGGTTCGTGGTGGTCGGCAGCCCTGACCGGCCGGGCCTGGCCACGGTGCGCGTCAGCCGTACGAAGGCGGGCGTGGAGGAGTACGTCACGCTGATGTTCGGCTACGGCCCCGACGAGGAGCCGCCGGTGGACTCCCTTCCGAGGGCCGCGGAGGTGCTCGCCACCCGCCACCGCCTCCTGTCGATGCTCGTCCAGATCCGCAAGGCCCGCCGGGACTTGGCGGTGCCGCCCCGCTTCGAGGGGCCCGGTGTCCCGCTGGCCTTTGTGCTCGGCGCGGAGGAGGTGCGCCAGATGCCCGGCGACCGTGCCCGGAAGACGCCACTGGCCCAGCCGCCTGTCCCCCTCGGTCCGAAGACCCGCCCTGCGATGTACTACCCACTGCCTGGGGACCCGTTGGATCTGTCGGGCTGGCAGGACTTCGAACGCCTGATGCGGCATCTGAAAGGCGAGTGA